From the Orcinus orca chromosome 7, mOrcOrc1.1, whole genome shotgun sequence genome, the window ACACAACTCTACTGTTGCAATGCTTCCTACAAAGAGGGCTCTTCTACTGGGTTCCTGACCAGGTGTTTGCATGTGGGGAGCACTACCCAAAGTTTAGATCTTGCAGTgtctttcagaatttaaaaaattaactggggacttccctggtggtccagtgggtaagattccatgctcccaacgcaggggggcccgtgttccatccctggccagggaactatatcccgcatacatgcagcaactaagaagcctacatgcagcaactaagacatttgcatgccacaactaagaactggtgcagccaaaataaaacataataaattaaaaaaaataaattgtaagctaaaaagaaatgagctattaagctATGGAAACACAGAGGAACCTTCAATGCACATTACTCAAAAAGtgaaagccaatctgaaaagactacatactataCGACGCCAACTATGACAGTCTAGGAAAGGCAAAACTAAggacagtaaaaatatcagtggttgccagaggttggagGTGAGAAGGATGAACAGAGCAGagttttagagcagtgaaaacaCTCTGTATCCTATAATCCTAAATACATGAGGGATGTGGATAATGCGGGAGGCTATACATGTGTGGAGCAAGAAGTATACTGGAAATCTCtgcaccttcctctcaattttgctgtgaatctataACTACtctaaaaaagtctttaaaaaaaaaaaaagccaactgtGTAGAATCCTAAATTCCCCACTAACTAAAGCCATTTGTGGAATCCCACTGAGGGTGACAAGAAAGCAGCAATATTAAATTTGGGAATAAAGGGAGCAAACAATTCTCTTGGCTCATCTCTAGTTCTTTGTATGCTATAACCTGGTTTCATTGCATTTGGTTTAGAGAAGGAAGGCGTAACTCCCAACGCTGGCAACCCCTAAAATGCAAACAAAGCTAAACATTTCCAAAGACTTAAGGAAAACTCCAGGAAGAGATACACATCCATTCTTACAATAACAGATAGAACAAAAATGGTGCTAAAAACAAACTATACAGATTCATATAAATTTTGTAAGTACAAAACTTTATTCTGAATAAATCATTTTGTAATTACTAAAAGATGTTCATTACTTTACTTAGCTAATATTTACTTAAATCGAGTTacccaaacaaaataaacatggcaatacaaaaatgtaaatttacaAAAGCTGTACAaaataacttaaattttaaaattagactgATACAGTCCATATGATCTCTTAAGGGAGCTATACAATTATagatttatatactttttttaaggGGGTAAAAGAAAGGATGCTTTAAGGCTTCTTTAAGAGTAATCCTTTTAGCTGGATCATACTCCAACATTTTCTGAATGAGGTCAAAGAGAAGCTCATGTTCAGCATCTTGAGAAAGCATAAATtcctgaaaggaaaataaatacaatcAACAGCCTTTTCTACTAccacttattataattttatttccccaccaaaaaaatagggaaaactcAAGGTTTTGATCACTTAAGCAATGACCCAAGCTTACCTTCAGAGGTTTACAGCGCCTTGAAACGTATCTGCCAGCAGAACTATGTTCATCCCAGTCTAATCGATCATGATGGAAATATTTACGTTTCCTAAGAGTAAGTCCATATCCATTCATGTTTATAATGTTGACAATGAAAACTTAAAACATGTAGCAAAGGTGATCGACGGCACGTACTCTTAAACATACCTGGTTTTCTGTATCATATGTTTTGGCAAAGGTCCAAGAATCCTTTCCATCATTGCCAAATGTTCCTTACTATCGTGTGTctaaaatagtaacaaaaagtTATTAACTACCTCTATTTGCACATTGTGCTTTGTTCTTATTTAACACAGCTGCTAAATTTTTAGTCCGTAGGTTACAGGTCAcaaaggaaggtgatctctaaaACAGGCATACTTCTAGCAAGTTACagcttagaagaaaaaataattaaggcCTACAGAAGTTCACCAACAATTTCCCTAAATAAACAAAGATAACTATTTGTAATATACTTAGAAATGTTtccaataaaatgataaattataaagaaaatacaaatgcccAACAGCATCAGAATTACACgtggttttatttctttacctttaCCTACAATTAATAGTCtataatgagagagagaaaaagcgcTACCTAAATGTGTATACTTTGTGTTGAATTCATATAAACAGGCAATTTACTTTTGCAAAGTCATTGAAACAGATCATTGTCACTTACTGGAAATACTGTAAACCCAAGGTAATATTCAATAAGAATACATCCTATACTCCAGACATCACATGGCTGGGACCATCCTAGGGCTGCAAAGTAAAGCAAATTGTTAATGAAAAACTCCTCAATATTtcttatcaacattttaaaaaacaaggatATAATCTGATGTTTGAGCTGGAAAGATCCGAATGGAATCACTTAATCCAAGCTTAAACATAATACGATAGCATAGCATGTAAGAATTAGTTAGGGCTCTGGAGACATCTAGTTTCAAGCCCCAAATCTGGCTTACTCTTTTGGGACtgatttggggaaaattttttttcctaaacctcCATTTACTAACTTGTAAAATGGGAGCAAGCTACACCATGCAAAGACTAGACATGACATGTATGAAGTATAACAGGCATTGTATGATTATGTTTTAAAATCCCATCacgggatttccctggcggtccagtggttaagactccatcttccactgcagggggcgcacgTTGgccgcacagccaaaaaataaataaaaataacatcccATCACATATTACAAATGTGCAAACTGAATTCTAGAAAGATTAAGCAACTTCTCAAAGTCCCAGAGCTGACTACTTGGAATAACAAAGAGCTTAAAACCCTTAATGTGTTTTACTATACTAATCCCTAAAAGGGAAAAAGGTAGTCCTACAAACACCTAGAACtgtaaataaattttagttaGCTTCAATAAAGACATACACAGGTCTCAAAGCACAATTAAGAAATTCTTACCTAAAATAACTTCAGGTGCCCTATAGTGTCTTGTAGATACCAATGTACTGTGATGTTCATCATCATATGTTGCACTTCCAAAGTCTACAACTTTAACATCTGGATTTATTAAAGTACGTTCATCACGTTTCTGAAAATCATAAATGATTAAGGAGGCATTACATTAAGGTGTAAAATATTCACTTAAAACTATGAAGATAAAACATCAAAGACTTACCATTTTGGGATTATATGCCTCTGTGTAGTCAGACTGTACAAATAAGATGTTTTCAGGCTTTAAGTCTGTGTGAGTCAACTTATTACTGTGCAGAACtgagaatgaaacagaaaaagttcctgtattctaaaatttgaaaaccaaaacCCTAACCAAACCCCAAAGCCCGGTAACAAAAATCCTCTCTGAATGCCTTTTCATGTCCAAATAAGTGGTCAACATTCAATAGCCTACCACAAAACCACCAGGGACTAAAACCCATTACCCCTCTAAAAAGTTACTTCACTGACAGCTAACTGCTTAGAAGTATCTTTCTCTTATGAAGCTGAGATTTGCCATTCCTTAATTTTAACCCAGTGGTTCTAGATTATcatttttagaaattagaaaagtTAAATCAGTCTTatacaatttattattatatgcTGGACAATATTCTCTTTACTGAATGAAATGCAGTAAACTGACCAACCGCTTGTAATCAACCACATCTTTCTCCTACCTACTCTTAaacaatgcttttttaaaaaatataatttatttatttatctatttatttatttttggctgtgttgggtcttcattgcggtgcgcgggctcctcattgtggtggcttctcattgaggagcgcaggcttcagtagttgcggctcgtaggctcagtagttgtggcgcacgggcttagttgctctgcggcatgtgggatcctcccggaccaaggctcgaacccgtgtcccctgcgttggcaagcggattcttacccactgcaccaccagggaagccctctcctaccTACTCTTAATTAAGTCAGGCCTCCAAATCATATATGTTAgattgtacttttttcttttcaaagattcAAATTGGTCTGGCATTAAAACCAGTCTCCATAAACTCAAATTTCTGGAATATATGCCAAACACTTACAATTCACAGACTTGCATATCTGATATGCCATCTTCCTGATATGATCCAGTCGAAAGGGCAGAAAACCATTTTCCTTAATGAAGTCATAAGTACTAAGTCCTAGTAGTTCAAACACAATGCAGACATGACCATGATGTTCAAACCACTCCAACATCTCAACACAGCGGCTATAAACATATGAGAAAAAAACTGAGTACAGCCTCTTACAATTCAAATCTACCCGAGGCCATTTTTCTAAGTTCTATTTTGATACTTACAATGTTCTGCTGGGGTCTGTTGTATTTAAGTGTTCCAGAACTTGTATTTCTGAGCGAGCAGCTTCACAATATCTATCCacatttttaactatttttactgCTACATGTCTACCTCCCCTGTTAATGAaaagttaacattaaaaaaatgataaagatgatGTCCAATTCCATTTTTCCATCACTCTTCAAACTGTACTACTTCTATTCTGAcccattgtatttgtttttttgaatttatggTCTAGCATTCAGTTTTGTCTAATTATATGTAAGTACTCTAACTTCAACTCAGTGTAAGCAACTAGAATGACCTTTGGGCATACGGTAGGGTCGGTTAACACATGCTGAatgacagatttttttcatcagaccacttgagtttttttttttggtcctttaaCTACATACCAATAGCTCTAATTTAACAATACTGGGACATTATCacctcaatttacattccaactaaGAAGTAAAACAAATGTACATAGAGCAGTATCTTCCTATAATACCAGTCACTGGCTAATAACTCCAATCTTCCTTTGGTCCAGGTTACCAAAAAAGTTGGGATATAGTGAGGATGAAGAGTTCTAGTTCTCAGAACCTTACCAACCAATAGTAGGAAGCCTCCTCTAATAATTCATTTAGAAAAGCTTTGCcattccaaagggaaaaaaaatcaaacaggaaacaaagtaaagaaaatttCTTACACTATGTTAAGAAATTTCAATCAGTTCTTTGAAGGGCATAGATAATTAAACTTATGACACCAATCTAGGAGAGTTCTCAGCTCTAGCTGTGTCACCCCTTATCAATTAGGTTACTTTCTAAAAATACAGGTTCCTAGGTAAACTACCCTGAAGACTGGTTCAATGTCTGGGGTAAGCAAAGCTCCACAGACTCCTAATATAAAACCAAGGCTAAAATCTACcgatccaggaaaaaaaaaacaacaatggcCACAACTGTGCCCAGTGGGACAACAAAAGAATACTTTCTGAAACAATAAAATCTATTCTCAGCTTGTAATTAGAGACTTACACATACTATTAATAGCTACTGCTTAAGAACACAAAAGGCTAGTAACTTTATTGGAGTTTCCTATACACAAGTCAAAAATCCAAGCTAAAAGGGTATAATGATGTGTCTAATTCATGGTCAGACTTTATCTTAAAGCTGAATAAATTTTCTATACTGTTCACCTTCCCAAGTGCAATCCCAGGCCAGGAGACTTACGCTTTATGATCAATGCACTCCATGACTTTCCCAAAAGCTCCTTCACCTAAAGTATCTACAATTTcatctaaaagagaaataaaactcagtTATACCAAGAAGTGGAAACAGTTTACTTACAATAAAGGCTATCAAATGCAGATTATTCTAGTTGATGCTACAAATTTCCTTAGTCACTAGATATTTTATTGGTCAACACTGCcaaaaaacatatataattatttttaggtctaatttcattcttaaacTAATTTCATTAACTTGATTTACTGTTTTGGAAGTTCTGCATAACAAACATTAAATttctaaagaaagtaaaaacacaaccccccccaccaaaagaaatggaaaaaaacaaaacaaaaacagagaaagaaaaaaagatttccaaaTCCCTGAAATCTTAATCTATATATAGATTATGTTATCTGAAAAGTTAATAAGTGTTGAAAAATATTCTATACATCTTGCACTTAGTACGTCTCCACTCTGACAGATCAGGTGACCCTCCTCATCATCCTCTACACTCCTGGTTCTTTTCCTTCGGTGACTCTTCTGGAAACGTCAAGTGGGCGGCACCAAGATCATCCAGCCAATCAATATACCCGAGTGAATTCAGGGCAGAATACGAAATTCATTCAGCGGGGAGATATTCAGGCATTCAGATACACGCCAGGCCACAAACGGTTGGCAGGAGCAATTTCAAATTCAGTCCCCAGAAATTCACAGGGCACATAGTTTatgttaacaggagaaaaacatggCAAGGAACAGATTTTCAGATAAGATACTCAAAGTGGCAAGGCAACAAAACATAAtacaattgtttttcttttttaaaaaatgcttagttGTAGCACTCACTGAAACATAATTTTAAGTTTCTAGTGTCCTAATTTAATGTTGCAAAATTGCAGAATATTTACTTGTCAAAAGTAGACTGTGGCCAAATTATAATTTCCCAGCTAaactaagaaaataacaaaacagcaaataaaattaaaaatcctaattttggggagaaaaaaaattggcATACAAGAATAACACTATGGTATTTAAAATGTCATCTGAGCTTGATCTCCAAATTAACCCATAACCCATAACATTCAAATCTGTTTAAGTGGTTTCCTTAGTGAAAAAAGGATTAGAGAATATGCTTTGCCAGAACAAAGAGGCATGCACAGCATAATCCTCAGTCgtacaaatataaaaattctacTTCTATTTGTAGTAAGACTTTAACAAATCACATTTATTGAAGTACTATAAGAAAACTTTCAGAATATCTTGTAATCCCTGCTATAAACTAACCTAAATTACCTCCTGTCACTGGAATGACAATTAGTTGCCAACTACTAATAAAATCTATTACTATATTAACTATACAGATATGGTATTTGAAGAATTTCCTATCCAATGCACAAACACAAAAACTCCTGCAAGTTAAAATCGAGACGACTTTATCTTAAACAGAACTTCCTCAAATGATCAAACACAATTTCAAGTTTTCCTGTTCCACAAgggaaataaaatttccaaaatattttaaaacagctcATACCCCATGTGAACGATGATATGAAGTGCTGTGGTGAATTCTGTGTTTGCTTTTATAACTACTTCTTCCACTTCTACCAGAGGACTTGCTACTATGGTTCTGATATCTGCTTTCATGATCTCTATGACGATGTCCAGGTTCACATCCTTGACTGTAGTCATTTCTGTATTCATCAATGTAGCGTCGACTATGATAATCCTTCCCATTTATGGATCTGCTTTCCAGATAATAGCTAGAAAAAGTGAAAATGCATTTTCAATGctctatgttaatcccaaatatCCTCAAGTTCTCAGTAAATCTCTTAAAACAGTACTCTTAATAAGATTTTACGCTTTTCttacc encodes:
- the CLK1 gene encoding dual specificity protein kinase CLK1 isoform X1 is translated as MRHSKRTYCPDWDEKDWDYGKWRSSSGSHKRRRRSHSSARENKRCRYNYSKTSDSYYLESRSINGKDYHSRRYIDEYRNDYSQGCEPGHRHRDHESRYQNHSSKSSGRSGRSSYKSKHRIHHSTSYHRSHGKSHRRKRTRSVEDDEEGHLICQSGDVLSARYEIVDTLGEGAFGKVMECIDHKAGGRHVAVKIVKNVDRYCEAARSEIQVLEHLNTTDPSRTFRCVEMLEWFEHHGHVCIVFELLGLSTYDFIKENGFLPFRLDHIRKMAYQICKSVNFLHSNKLTHTDLKPENILFVQSDYTEAYNPKMKRDERTLINPDVKVVDFGSATYDDEHHSTLVSTRHYRAPEVILALGWSQPCDVWSIGCILIEYYLGFTVFPTHDSKEHLAMMERILGPLPKHMIQKTRKRKYFHHDRLDWDEHSSAGRYVSRRCKPLKEFMLSQDAEHELLFDLIQKMLEYDPAKRITLKEALKHPFFYPLKKSI
- the CLK1 gene encoding dual specificity protein kinase CLK1 isoform X2, translated to MECIDHKAGGRHVAVKIVKNVDRYCEAARSEIQVLEHLNTTDPSRTFRCVEMLEWFEHHGHVCIVFELLGLSTYDFIKENGFLPFRLDHIRKMAYQICKSVNFLHSNKLTHTDLKPENILFVQSDYTEAYNPKMKRDERTLINPDVKVVDFGSATYDDEHHSTLVSTRHYRAPEVILALGWSQPCDVWSIGCILIEYYLGFTVFPTHDSKEHLAMMERILGPLPKHMIQKTRKRKYFHHDRLDWDEHSSAGRYVSRRCKPLKEFMLSQDAEHELLFDLIQKMLEYDPAKRITLKEALKHPFFYPLKKSI